From one Streptomyces sp. Q6 genomic stretch:
- a CDS encoding IclR family transcriptional regulator, whose product MALKHEPSASSYQPHQSVQHALRVLETVAQRGVGVTDVELARVCELPADQLTALLRMLRREGFVRQIADGAYVTGETLTRLDSAEGREAALADQLQRTLDELRDLVGAAVYMSRYVDGEIRVTQYAAGPETPAVNEWVDFRSSAHASAIGKSLLGQLDVNGRRDHLSRHKMARLTSRTITNEKVLLSKLASQPPTVPVLDLQEYAVGTVCAAVPITAGATVGCLALSLPLEHAHRLHRAADRLNRGAAPVLLSLAI is encoded by the coding sequence GTGGCGCTGAAGCACGAGCCGAGCGCGTCGTCGTACCAGCCGCACCAGTCGGTGCAGCACGCCTTGCGCGTGCTGGAGACCGTCGCCCAGCGGGGCGTCGGCGTCACCGACGTCGAGCTGGCGCGCGTCTGCGAACTGCCCGCGGACCAGTTGACGGCGCTGCTGCGGATGCTGCGACGCGAGGGCTTCGTCCGGCAGATCGCCGACGGCGCGTACGTCACCGGCGAGACCCTGACCAGGCTCGACTCCGCCGAGGGCCGGGAGGCCGCCCTCGCCGACCAGCTCCAGCGGACGCTGGACGAGCTGCGGGACCTGGTGGGCGCGGCGGTCTACATGAGCCGGTACGTCGACGGGGAGATCCGCGTCACCCAGTACGCGGCGGGGCCCGAGACACCCGCGGTGAACGAGTGGGTGGACTTCCGCTCCTCGGCGCACGCCAGCGCGATCGGCAAGAGCCTGCTCGGTCAGCTCGACGTGAACGGGCGGCGCGACCACCTCTCCCGGCACAAGATGGCCCGCCTCACCTCGCGCACCATCACGAACGAGAAGGTGCTCCTGTCCAAGCTGGCGTCCCAGCCGCCGACGGTCCCCGTCCTCGACCTCCAGGAGTACGCGGTCGGCACGGTCTGCGCGGCGGTCCCGATCACGGCGGGCGCCACGGTCGGCTGCCTGGCCCTCTCCCTCCCGCTCGAACACGCCCACCGCCTGCACCGAGCGGCGGACCGCCTGAACAGGGGCGCGGCACCGGTCCTGCTGTCGCTGGCGATCTGA
- the ehuA gene encoding ectoine/hydroxyectoine ABC transporter ATP-binding protein EhuA has protein sequence MSADTNVSKEQPNPKVDGKELIRFDKVVKRFGGNTVLDELDFSVASGKHVTLIGPSGSGKTTILRLLMTLIKPDEGTISVGGEYLTHEKKNGTLVPAGEKHVREVRKNIGMVFQQFNLFPNMKVLRNVMEAPVTVLGMPKDEAEQRARELLDMVGLGDRCDAYPTQLSGGQQQRVAIARALAMRPQVLLLDEVTSALDPELVAGVLDVLRDIAHTTDITMLCVTHEMNFARDISDQVLMFDAGRVIESGSPEKIFTEPEHDRTREFLSAVL, from the coding sequence TTGTCCGCTGACACGAACGTCTCGAAAGAACAGCCCAACCCCAAGGTGGACGGCAAGGAGCTGATCCGCTTCGACAAGGTGGTGAAGCGGTTCGGCGGCAACACCGTCCTCGACGAGCTGGACTTCTCCGTCGCCTCCGGCAAGCACGTCACGCTGATCGGCCCGTCCGGCTCCGGCAAGACGACGATCCTGCGGCTCCTGATGACGCTGATCAAGCCCGACGAGGGCACGATCAGCGTGGGCGGGGAGTACCTGACCCACGAGAAGAAGAACGGCACGCTGGTCCCGGCCGGCGAGAAGCACGTCCGCGAGGTCCGCAAGAACATCGGGATGGTGTTCCAGCAGTTCAACCTCTTCCCGAACATGAAGGTCCTGCGCAACGTCATGGAGGCGCCGGTCACGGTGCTCGGGATGCCCAAGGACGAGGCGGAGCAGCGGGCCCGCGAGCTGCTCGACATGGTCGGGCTCGGCGACCGCTGCGACGCGTACCCGACGCAGCTCTCCGGCGGTCAGCAGCAGCGCGTCGCGATCGCGCGGGCGCTCGCGATGCGTCCACAGGTGCTGCTGCTCGACGAGGTGACGTCCGCGCTCGACCCGGAGCTGGTGGCCGGAGTCCTCGACGTCCTCCGGGACATCGCGCACACCACGGACATCACCATGCTCTGTGTGACCCATGAGATGAACTTCGCCCGGGACATCTCGGACCAGGTTCTGATGTTCGACGCGGGCCGGGTCATCGAGTCCGGTTCGCCGGAGAAGATTTTCACCGAGCCCGAGCACGATCGGACCCGGGAGTTCCTGAGCGCGGTCCTGTGA
- a CDS encoding AfsA-related hotdog domain-containing protein: MDPTLTLAPFFPGPQHLVHKPDSPEAYLLGAGTPAPQRFTFATELPDAHPLFDGADRPFHDLLFPVEALRRAALFAARQYFRVPEKRVTAMATAGTEITEVEAWRSSGAAGVSARISLDLTLTPVDVVTGVPRGMECEAVVAIDGRRCGTAMARLVFLSPGVHRAHRTAGRQQSERSLAGRPRAVTGSPTPEQVGRGAAHHVFVGLPVPDGDDTLVLPVDTAAAATLLGDGSDAVPPALFLEASRQAALIAAAELHGFLPAHAVLTRWRAAFRGYAEPELALHCAVRSKGTPVRDAARRPAIRLHLSFLQGDREVAQVAATVLQDC, from the coding sequence ATGGACCCCACACTGACGCTGGCCCCTTTCTTCCCCGGCCCGCAGCACCTCGTGCACAAGCCCGACAGCCCGGAGGCCTACCTGCTCGGGGCGGGAACGCCGGCGCCGCAGCGGTTCACCTTCGCCACCGAGCTGCCCGACGCCCATCCGCTGTTCGACGGGGCGGACCGGCCGTTCCACGATCTGCTGTTCCCCGTCGAAGCGCTGCGCCGTGCCGCCCTGTTCGCGGCGCGGCAGTACTTCCGGGTGCCGGAGAAACGCGTCACCGCGATGGCCACGGCCGGCACCGAGATCACCGAGGTCGAGGCGTGGCGCAGCAGCGGCGCGGCCGGGGTGTCCGCGCGGATCTCGCTCGACCTGACGCTCACCCCCGTCGACGTCGTCACCGGCGTACCGCGGGGCATGGAGTGCGAGGCCGTCGTCGCGATCGACGGGCGGCGCTGCGGCACCGCCATGGCCCGGCTCGTCTTCCTCAGCCCCGGCGTGCACCGCGCCCACCGCACGGCCGGGCGGCAGCAGAGCGAGCGGAGCCTGGCCGGACGGCCGCGGGCGGTCACCGGCAGCCCGACGCCGGAGCAGGTCGGGCGGGGCGCCGCGCACCACGTGTTCGTCGGGCTGCCCGTGCCCGACGGTGACGACACGCTCGTCCTGCCCGTGGACACCGCCGCCGCAGCGACGCTGCTCGGCGACGGCTCCGACGCGGTGCCGCCGGCCCTGTTCCTGGAGGCCTCCCGGCAGGCCGCGCTGATCGCCGCCGCCGAACTGCACGGCTTCCTGCCCGCGCACGCGGTCCTCACCCGGTGGCGCGCCGCGTTCCGCGGCTACGCCGAGCCGGAACTCGCCCTGCACTGCGCCGTACGCAGCAAGGGCACCCCCGTCCGGGACGCGGCCCGCCGCCCGGCGATCCGACTGCACCTGTCGTTCCTCCAGGGCGACCGCGAGGTGGCCCAGGTGGCGGCGACCGTGCTTCAGGACTGCTGA